The Calditrichota bacterium DNA window TGAACACATCCCTGCCCTTCATTTTGGGAACGGCCCGTCCTTCGTCAATGAGTTCGTGAGAAATATGCCGGGGTGTGGCACTTCCCGGCGATTCTGTCCAAAGATAAGTCGCATATTTCCCCTGAGAATGGAGGTGGGTGGTGAGAATGCCCCGACCGCTATCGTCATCAAAGCCCTCTACAACCGCCGCTCCGGCGCCATCACCAAAAAGAACGGCCACGTCACGACCTTTTGTGGAAATGTCAATTCCCTTCGATTGGACTTCGGCTCCCACAACCAGAATGGTTTTGTACACGCCCGATCGGATAAAGGCATCGGCCGTGGACAGGGCGTACATAAAGCCGGAACATTGGTTTCGGACGTCCAATGCTCCAATCGTCGGCATACCCAATTTGTCCTGTAGAAGAACGCCGCCGCCCGGGAAAAAGTAATCGGGACTGAGGGTGGCAAAAATGATAAAATCGATATCTTCCGGTTTTTTGCCTGCTTGCTCAAGAGCTATTTTTGATGCCTCTACGGCAAGGTCAGAGGTGGCCGTTTTTTCATCCACCCAGTGGCGTTCAATGATTCCGCTTCGTTCGCGGATCCATTCGTCGCTGGTGTCCATTAATTTTTCAAGATCGTGATTGGTAACCACTCGCGGGGGTACATAGCGCCCCAGGCCGGTAATACGAGATCGAATCATATACCTTCTCCTTATTTTTG harbors:
- a CDS encoding ketoacyl-ACP synthase III — translated: MIRSRITGLGRYVPPRVVTNHDLEKLMDTSDEWIRERSGIIERHWVDEKTATSDLAVEASKIALEQAGKKPEDIDFIIFATLSPDYFFPGGGVLLQDKLGMPTIGALDVRNQCSGFMYALSTADAFIRSGVYKTILVVGAEVQSKGIDISTKGRDVAVLFGDGAGAAVVEGFDDDSGRGILTTHLHSQGKYATYLWTESPGSATPRHISHELIDEGRAVPKMKGRDVFKHSVVRFPEVVLEALNAIGATIDDVDLVIPHQANLRISEAMRQRLGLPPEKVYNNIMWYGNTTAATIPIALSEVVEKGMLKEGDLLILAAFGSGFTWASAAIRW